The proteins below come from a single Streptomyces spongiicola genomic window:
- the ahcY gene encoding adenosylhomocysteinase: MTTVAAGQDFKVADLSLADYGRKEITLAEHEMPGLMAIRKEYAESQPLAGARITGSLHMTVQTAVLIETLVALGARVRWASCNIFSTQDHAAAAIAVGPDGTPDSPRGIPVFAWKGETLEEYWWCTEQALTWPDTPTGGPNMILDDGGDATLLVHKGVEFEKAGEAPDPATADSEEYGHILRLLNRTLAEDPQKWTRLASEIRGVTEETTTGVHRLYEMQRDGVLLFPAINVNDAVTKSKFDNKYGCRHSLVDGINRATDVLIGGKVAVVCGYGDVGKGCAESLRGQGARVVVTEIDPICALQAAMDGYQVTTLDEVVDTADIFVTTTGNKDIIMASDMARMKHQAIVGNIGHFDNEIDMAGLAAVSGIVKDEVKPQVHTWTFPDGKVIIVLSEGRLLNLGNATGHPSFVMSNSFADQTLAQIELFTKPEEYPTDVYVLPKHLDEKVARLHLDALGVKLTTLRPEQAEYIGVKVEGPYKPDHYRY, translated from the coding sequence ATGACGACTGTCGCCGCCGGCCAGGACTTCAAGGTCGCCGACCTCTCCCTGGCAGACTACGGCCGCAAGGAGATCACCCTCGCCGAGCACGAGATGCCCGGCCTGATGGCCATCCGCAAGGAGTACGCCGAGTCGCAGCCCCTGGCCGGCGCCCGCATCACCGGTTCCCTGCACATGACGGTGCAGACGGCCGTCCTGATCGAGACCCTGGTGGCGCTGGGTGCCCGCGTCCGCTGGGCGTCGTGCAACATCTTCTCCACCCAGGACCACGCCGCGGCCGCCATCGCGGTCGGACCGGACGGCACCCCGGACAGCCCGCGGGGCATCCCGGTGTTCGCCTGGAAGGGCGAGACGCTGGAGGAGTACTGGTGGTGCACGGAGCAGGCGCTGACCTGGCCCGACACGCCCACCGGTGGTCCGAACATGATCCTGGACGACGGTGGTGACGCCACCCTCCTCGTCCACAAGGGAGTCGAGTTCGAGAAGGCCGGTGAGGCTCCGGACCCGGCCACCGCGGACAGCGAGGAGTACGGTCACATCCTGCGCCTGCTCAACCGCACGCTGGCGGAGGACCCGCAGAAGTGGACGCGGCTGGCGTCGGAGATCAGGGGTGTGACGGAGGAGACCACCACCGGTGTCCACCGCCTGTACGAGATGCAGCGTGACGGCGTGCTCCTTTTCCCGGCCATCAACGTCAACGACGCGGTGACCAAGTCGAAGTTCGACAACAAGTACGGCTGCCGGCACTCCCTGGTCGACGGGATCAACCGTGCCACCGACGTCCTGATCGGCGGCAAGGTCGCGGTCGTCTGCGGTTACGGAGATGTCGGCAAGGGCTGCGCGGAGTCGCTGCGTGGCCAGGGTGCCCGGGTGGTCGTCACCGAGATCGACCCGATCTGCGCGCTGCAGGCGGCGATGGACGGCTACCAGGTCACGACGCTGGACGAAGTCGTGGACACGGCGGACATCTTCGTCACCACGACCGGCAACAAGGACATCATCATGGCCTCGGACATGGCCAGGATGAAGCACCAGGCGATCGTCGGGAACATCGGCCACTTCGACAACGAGATCGACATGGCCGGCCTGGCCGCGGTCTCCGGGATCGTCAAGGACGAGGTCAAGCCGCAGGTGCACACCTGGACGTTCCCCGACGGCAAGGTGATCATCGTGCTGTCGGAGGGCCGTCTGCTGAACCTGGGCAATGCCACCGGCCACCCGTCGTTCGTGATGTCCAACTCCTTCGCCGACCAGACGCTGGCGCAGATCGAGCTGTTCACCAAGCCGGAGGAGTACCCGACCGACGTCTATGTGCTGCCCAAGCACCTCGACGAGAAGGTCGCCCGGCTCCACCTCGACGCGCTCGGCGTGAAGCTCACCACGCTCCGCCCCGAGCAGGCCGAGTACATCGGCGTCAAGGTCGAGGGTCCGTACAAGCCGGACCACTACCGCTACTGA
- a CDS encoding RDD family protein → MSGVVTGDAVVLGLRPARLPSRALALVIDLALVWAVYLLISVGLAMATASWDQAAGTAVSIAAFVLVLVGAPIAVETLSHGRSVGKLACGLRVVRDDGGPIRFRHALVRGAIGVVEILMTFGAVACIASLVSARGRRVGDVFAGTLVVRERVPATRSGYLPPPPPWLVGRFAEVDLSGVPDDLWLAVRQYLTRMDQLDAEVRRTLAERLAGDLAACTGAPVPPGVPAGAYLAGVVHERQTRDTRRTGTVPSPSPTSPANPAPAGPAAQSVPSVSSASSSVTVRTSPPARPVPDAGATPPEARPATALLSPGAPVTRRAPTAAASAGFAAPTVPGPAVADHAASDHAASDRADASVPARARTHDGAGEDGAGKSGPAATGFAPPA, encoded by the coding sequence GTGAGCGGGGTCGTCACCGGGGATGCCGTGGTTTTGGGACTTCGTCCGGCAAGGCTGCCGAGCCGCGCCCTGGCGCTGGTGATCGACCTCGCCCTCGTCTGGGCGGTGTACCTCCTGATATCCGTCGGACTGGCGATGGCGACGGCGTCGTGGGACCAGGCGGCGGGGACGGCGGTGTCGATCGCGGCATTCGTCCTCGTCCTCGTCGGTGCGCCGATCGCCGTCGAGACGCTCAGCCACGGACGTTCCGTGGGCAAGCTCGCCTGCGGGCTGCGGGTGGTCCGCGACGACGGGGGCCCGATCCGCTTCCGGCACGCGCTGGTGCGCGGGGCGATCGGAGTGGTGGAGATCCTGATGACCTTCGGTGCCGTCGCCTGCATCGCCTCGCTGGTGTCGGCACGCGGGCGGCGTGTCGGTGATGTCTTCGCCGGGACCCTGGTCGTCCGCGAACGGGTGCCCGCCACCCGGTCCGGTTACCTGCCCCCGCCGCCGCCCTGGCTGGTCGGGCGGTTCGCGGAGGTCGACCTGTCCGGGGTGCCGGACGATCTGTGGCTCGCCGTACGCCAGTACCTGACGCGGATGGACCAGCTCGACGCGGAGGTGCGCCGCACCCTGGCCGAGCGGCTGGCCGGTGACCTGGCAGCGTGCACGGGCGCACCAGTCCCGCCCGGGGTGCCGGCCGGTGCGTATCTGGCGGGTGTGGTGCACGAGCGGCAGACCCGGGACACACGACGGACCGGCACGGTGCCGTCGCCGAGCCCGACGTCACCTGCGAACCCCGCGCCCGCCGGGCCCGCCGCTCAATCCGTTCCCTCCGTCTCCTCCGCGAGTTCCTCGGTCACGGTGCGCACTTCGCCTCCCGCACGGCCGGTGCCCGATGCCGGAGCGACGCCGCCCGAGGCCCGACCCGCGACGGCGCTCCTCTCGCCGGGGGCACCGGTGACGCGACGAGCGCCGACCGCCGCAGCTTCCGCCGGCTTCGCGGCGCCGACCGTCCCCGGTCCCGCGGTCGCCGACCACGCCGCTTCCGACCACGCCGCTTCCGATCGGGCCGACGCGTCCGTGCCGGCGCGCGCCCGGACCCACGACGGCGCCGGGGAAGACGGCGCCGGGAAATCAGGACCTGCGGCGACAGGGTTCGCGCCACCCGCCTGA